Below is a window of Humulus lupulus chromosome 2, drHumLupu1.1, whole genome shotgun sequence DNA.
CATAacccactattttaaaaaataataccaTATATAAATCgtgtgtttatttttatttttcgcATTTTTTATTACCATCTTGATAATTTAATCGGACAATTCTTAGAATTACTTCCACATATTCATCGGTTGTACAAACAAGTTAAAGTAACTTCCCgcaaattatttaagttatgattgTTTAATCACTTGGTAATTATAAAAATTAGAATttcaatataaattatttttttctctaaatttttATTGCCTCATAGCCCTCAAAGCCTTTACTAGTTCCGCGCTAATTTCAACAATGTCTCTCAAAgtcaaccaaacaataaaatattattttggttaccatttttataacttaaaattGAAGAGCACATGGGTTGTTATTATTGAATTATGAATGGGCAGAAAAGGGGATACCCTGTTTGAACATAAGATCTCATTAATTCCGTCCAACAATGCATCCaactcatcttcatcttcaaagAGAGAAAGATATCCACTCCAACTCCATCACCATATCAAGATCTGCACTTTAATCGATGCTGGATTTCACTGCATGTTCGTTATTTCTGATCCTTCGTCTTCCTAATATATTTATCTacgttatttaaatattatatttttaaacatattttattaattaaaataaaataaaataattaaaaaataaatatactaAATAAGAGGGAAaacttataaataaaaataataacattatataaaGAATATGTAAatgtaaatattaattaattaaaatttatatataactactataaatatatgtataaaagagCTGATAGAAGATGTTTTTGtaagttttagctaaatattatagaaaaattgtattacaaaatacatcacaaaaacataattttttataatttacctcaaatttTTATATTAAACTATATATTAGcttttctattttttctctatatcatttaaatcttatgttttttgaaaatattttattcatcttaagaaataaaataattaaatataataatattacactcatatatatacaaaaatttataaaaaataataaaatagttatagcttgatgaatagtatttcatTACATATAGAGGAATATTATTCGTTtaagtaaaaaaatataaatttacatcACTCATTAGAAGACTatttaactattttttctatatattataaagaataaaaTATTTTACCTCTCTTCTGTTAAAAGTGATCTTATACAATAGTTTGCCCCACCAATAATAATACATGaggaataatatatatatatatatatatatatatttgggtaAATAGCAATTCGGGTCACAAGTTTTATCACTTGTATTGCTTAGGTGTCAAATTTTTATTTTGTAGCAATTAGATCCATAATTTATAGGGTAAAATAggatttaacaaaaaaaaaaaaaaaaacatagcatccatttttttttttctctttaagacattcttaattaattattatcaaaTATACTATTTTTGTAATTGACTTAAATATTCTCTTTAAATATTAagtaataataatacaaaaatttACATGCTTTAAATTTTAGaagcattaaatttattaaggattcttcttttaataatatcattttttttctcattaCACACATTTCTATTTAAACTCCCTATAAATTGTTAAAAATTCTTTCCacctcaattaattaattaatttggttataAATTGGTGCTacatttttttttggttaaaaatctaattttatccttataaattaagttttatttaataaaatataacatttgaGACATATGTGAGCCAAAATATAAAGATTGTAGATCTAAttgctataaaaaaaaaatttggacttAAGTGATACAAACCGTAAAACTTGGAGACCCCAAGTACTATTTACCTTATATTTTTCCAATCAAATTTAGCTTTTGTTAATAAAATTGACTAAATTTTAGAAATTTGTGTTTTTAATAGTATAACTTTGATATTACATGTAgagttttaattatttattttcaaataaattttgttaAGGAGGTAAAGTTTTATAAATAATGGAATTATATTGAGGTGAAAGTGAGTGTCATCTTACTACCATATTTATGTCATATTAACTGTTTATGACCCGTTTATTAAAATTGTCATCCTGATATATGTCAAgaattaatttatcaatataataaGTCTTTTGATtgaattttacaaaataattctaACAAATAAGCTAAATTAGCCGATGAAGTTGTGtttctcattttattattatgaaaataattaaaaaaaacttttgtAAAAATATTCATTTAGTATAAAAAAGAGCCTATCGGTGGGACTCTTTTGTATTTCCAACCAGTGAATAATTTTTGGCgtgatttttttatgatcgtgtatattgtagttatttagagcatcttgcaaattttcagaaaattccaaataatttacagtaccgaaaactaggttcaaatatattatttttcacGTGCATTacaaaattagtcacgcgtgcaacaacctgtttcagtactgtaaattattcagaatttttttaaaatttgcagaatgttctaaataactataatatacttgatcataaaagaaaaattgcgccgaaaactattccCGATTGAGAACCCAAAAAAGCCCACCAACAAACTCTTTTTGAAACCtttccatttatttattttttttaatacagaAACCTTTCCATTTATAATAGTATTTTTTTAGAATTACTATTCTGTACTATTgggtaattaaaaaaatatgacatTTGACTTAGATGGATTCCATTCCCAGCTCCCACCTACCTCTATTTATTTTGAGAGaggagagacagagagagagagagttgcggcaatggaagaagcaaagggagtgGTAAAGCATGTATTGCTAGCAAAGTTCAAAGAGGGAATCCCAGATGACCAGATCGAACAACTTATCAAGGGCTATGCCAATCTCGTCAATCTGATTCCACCCATGAAATCCTTCCACTGGTTTGTGCTTTTCGATTCTACCCACTCTTTCTTATAATGCCATTTTCAGTTCCAAATAAACCCACAATGATCAATTTTGCTAAAGAGGCTAGAAAATGATATTCTTTTCATCATCCGAATCAAAATGTTAATTTTTATAGCATATTCTTGCTCTAAATCGATGTAATCACTTAAAAGATTGAAACTTTTTCAATGCCCACATACCAAATCATCTCATATAGTCTGGGTCTGTGTTTGACAGGGGAAAAGATGTGAGCTTTGAGAACCTGCATCAGGGGTTCACTCACATATTTGAGTCAACCTTTGAGACCACAGAGGGTGTTGCTGAGTATGTAGCTCATCCAGCCCATGTCGAATTTGCAAATGTGTTCCTTTCAGTCTTAGACAAAGTTGTCGTTTTTGACTACAAACCCACCACAGTTCTTCCCTAAAAATCTCTGGTGGATGgcttgatgatgatgatgatgatgttgctcTAATACTTTTGATTTTTCAATAATGGAAAGTGAATGTTATCTTGGTGCCTTTTTGTATTTCCGGTTGATATGAATGCCATTTGAGTTGTGCTTCCTTCTCTTGATTTAATTTTACTAAATAAAATCCAATTTTCTTCGTATAATGTCCAATTAAATGTTCTTACATTTTCTTGATGGTAGATAGGCCTAATGCTTCTTCCTGATTTTCCCAAGTTCTTTGGAGAAGAAGATAAGATATGCATATCTTTACCAGTGGTTTTTGATTGATTATTAGCCACTTCCAAAAgggtattatatatatttatattagaatAGTACAGAGCATCACTACATCCAAAATCTATATTTAAAGATAAGGAGATATAAATGAGTTGACTTATACATAGTGATTTTGTTGATTTAAGTTCTAAGGATGAGTGCCCTTTTTACACCACTAGATCTTGAATCAGAGATGTGTTTTTGATGCTGTTGTCTGAAAACTAGAGAAAAACTTATAAAGGTGCAATTAGGCAGAGAAGAGGCCTGTACAAGAAGATAAGAAGCTTGTTAAAGTTGATTGAAACTCTGTACAAGAGCATTCTGGAGAGCTTCTCTAAAAAGTGAGAATTCTATAGGGCTGTCACATACAATGTTTTTAGGCCATTCTGATCCGTTTCAATTATACTCAGATCAAATCTAATTAACATGTCTCAAATCCGATCTAATTATCCAttggattttattatttttatctatTGGATGTGTACCCTTGTTTATGTATTTGATCGGATTGGATACAGCCAATATTTTTAAGCATTTATTTAacttaattttttcaaaaaatcataatattataaatagaaagaCTAATTTATTTAAAATCATACACCACTATACAAATACAACATAAATTATAAGCATaatcctaaatatatatatatatatatatatgaaaaatacaTATACAATTAGATCACTTCGGttttattgaatttttgtatATATCATCAAACAATCGATCAAATTCAATTTGAATTTTCAAAATCCGATATGATCCAATTTGGATATTCAAAGTCCGATTCGATCTAATCCAATcataattggatatccaatttttggTAGTTGGTTATAATTAGATTGATCAGCTATAATTAGATTGGATGATTTCTGCACACTCCTAGAATTATCTATAATTATAGAGAAAATTGTTAAAATTACCATTCAATAATTCctttaaattaattatctaaaatgaagttttttttatatttattattttcttttctatATTTGTAGATTTTTAAGACCtactttaaatattttttttcaatttttttattcactttcctttctttctaaatctaattttattagtttttattattttagttaataaaaatgtttaaggatttattatttaaataatgtaaagaaatatataaataagttaTGTAATTTGTTTgatgtaaaatatataaaatgagATTTTAGTGATATATTTAGATAGAATTGGTAAATTTTCATAGCAATTTTATTGGGAAACGCCAAAACTCAACAAAGATCACAAAAATGACGTAAGAGGGATTCAGCTGCAGATCTTGATGAAATAAATTAGGAGCAAAATTTACTAACCCATTTGTCCATCGAGTTAACCAATTCGACTACTTGAAAGGAAAAATAagatctattttttttataatatatgtgtttattgatatttaaaaattaaaatagcaatatctcaaaaaaaaaaaaaaaaattaaacgacaataatcatattataaaataaaccaTAAGTTATCTACAACTTCTCTTtttgaaataattatttatttttgtttcatttattaatatttttcaaatgaaaagtgaagcaatttttttttaaactaaattTAGTCAACTCATCCAATCTGCTCAGTTGGGTTGTTTCATTTATTAATGTGTTGTGAaagtgttatttatttattttattttatttttgacatTGGGATTCGAACTGTACAAGTGTTATTGAGaatattattttctaaaaaatcAGATTATTTTCTTTATAGAGAATCGTATGGTTGGAGTAACTTTTTTCTTAAAtggaaatatctttttttttttgtcaaaaactTAAAATAATATTACTTAAGTTCCCTTCTCAAAAACAaaagtttaaatatataaattgtgtttggtaaaatttttatttaaaatttttttaaatacaaaaatgtaaatattaatttttttttgtttctttattttaaaaaaataaaaatacgtttgataattattattttttatttttaaaaataaaaaataataaatgtgtctgataacttttatttttaatttttgtttagtAATATAAAATGTGGTGTCGATtcgaaaaatagaagaaaaaaaattaaaagttgaaaatggtttaaaaaaattttgaaattgaattttttatttaataaattttgtttaaaatttaaataaataaaaataaaattaacaaatactattttatgtttaattgtcaaaattttaattaattaaataaaaaattattttttttaatgattaccAAACAGCATATTTttacattaatttaaaataaaaatcgttttacaattttttaaaaaagttaGTTGGCTGACAAATATTTCtattaaaatcatttttatacTGTCATTTAAAATAGCTACGTTAGGTTTGTGAGATTTACGACGCCGTTTTAGATATGAGAGGAAATTTTGGGCCTCATAGGGTCCATTCAAGGTCGGTTTGAACTCAGCCTTTTCTTCTTTAATACCCAAAAGCAGGAACACTTGGAAGCTTTCCGTACTTTCGTCTGCTTCAATGGCCACCTCCAATGGAGTCGATGCTTCAGCTTTAGGTACCCATTTCTCTTCAATAACttatttttcttccttctttatTTCCTTCTGATAATTAAGTTGTGATGCCTTTGAATATGGTTGTTTGTTTCCTGGGAAAATTGTGGAAATCAGTGGGTTATGTATTTGCTTCATCTCCTTAGTTCTATGGCTTAGAAATAAAAGTTAAGGAAATCTCACCAAATAAACCTTTGTTGTTCCTCTAAAAACCCAGTCTAAGTCAAGCTCTGTCTTTTTTTTATTGGTCTTGATATGTAGGTGATTATCTTGCTACATTACCCAGTTCATGGGACAACGAATTGTTTCTAGATATCAAGCTCAGTTGTTTAGTTTTGATCCTTATCGTGTTCCTATATACCTGAGTTTTTGTGCTGTTTGTTAGAACAAAACTAAGCCAAAATCTCTTGTGCATTACAGAACAATGCTtattaccttttttttttaaagagaaaaaagaagaaggtTTTTGGCGTCTATGGATCATTTATGGGTGCTCTTTGATACAAGGAAAAATTTAGATTCTTTTGCTATGTCATTATGCAGTGCTAGACTTATCAGCTAGTCAGACTTCGTGTGCAGGGTGATTCTGTGTTTGTTGACATAAAATGATTAATTTAAGTTTTAACTCTTGTGATTTAGGTACTTCTAGTGAAGAGCATGGAAAATCAATTGAGCACGTTGATGCGGCGCCTACTCCAAGCACAGAGACAAACTCTAGAGAAATTGGTAAGAATATAGGATCATTTAGTATCAGATTGCTTGTGATTCCCATTATTTTTATGCTATAGAAGCTATATCTGTAAGTATCAGCAAAATGAATGGGACTGGAAAAGTAATGATTTTATTTTCCTCATCGTAGCGAAAAATGCTCGGGTTGATGCTATGTGGGAGCAAATGCATAAGGGACTCTCTAATAAGGAAATGAAAGATTTGTTAAAGAGGCCTTGTAAAAAAACTGTGAAAACAACTTCACAGAAGTCAGCAACTGTAAGGACTTTTACTTCTTTCCATCAATAATGGCAGTGTCGGGATTACTTAAAAGGTGGTTTCGTTTAATCTTTATTATTGCTTCCTAGAATTGGAAGACTTTTCTTGGCCTGTCACCAAAGGGGACAGTTTCCCCCAAGCAAGATGTGCCAAAGAAAGAACCTAGCACCACCGACAACAGCTCTAGTGACGATGCCAAGAGGATTGCGGCTGCTGCTCTTGCAGCAGTTAAGGATAATGCAGCTTCTGCATCAGGCAAGGGAAAAGTTGAGGTAAGGACATCAACATAGATCTATTGATTATTTAACTTGTTTTGGTGTTCcctatattagtatgcatgtagccCAGCCATTGACTTCTAGCCAATATTGGAATATGCCACTGTGAACTTataacatgcatcattatcatgagcTGCTTGCATTCTTTGAAAACCATGGTTAAACTGTTATTATCCAGTTTTAAATGTGTGTCTTTTGCATGTTTTGTTGATTTTGTGAAGAATGTGATTGTCATGCTCTGTGTTTCTATCCCTTTACAGATTATGGAGGTTCGAGACTTTGCAGGTCAAGATATCGAAGTTAAGAAGCTTGTTGATGCTGACTCAAAGGAGGCGTTGGAAAAGACCAAAGTTAGTGCACCTTCTGCTGTTGATGCTGTCCTCGAGCAAATTAAGAAGAAACAAAAACTGAGCGTGCTGGACAAGACTAAAATGGATTGGGGAGAGTTCAAAGAAGAAAATAAAGGATTGGAAGATGAATTGGACGCTTATAAGAAGAGTTCTAATCAGTATCTGGATAGAGTTTCATTCTTGCAGCGAACAGATTACAGGGAGTTCGAGCGGGAAAGAGATGCACGATTGGCTGTGCAAGCCAAGAGAAAGCCAGATATGAGGGAGGACTGAAGAGCCATAACTGCATGGTATTTTGACTTCGCTCACTATTTCCATTTGGAAAGCTTGATTTTCTTGAAGGCAAATATTATGCATTTTCATGAGGTGTGTAGTTTAAGGTGTTTCCAACAGATTAGAGGATCCTCAGTCTAAGCGAAGAGAGGAGAGAAGAGAAGAGGCGTAATTGTACAAACGCACATTATTTATGTCCTTTAAATTGGTTGGTCGTTTGTTCCTTGTGAACAAAGATCAGACATTAATTGCTACCTCATGAATGAAAATACGGTTCCATTCACTTTTGGCGTATatcttcatatatattttttgtatggAAGGAATCTAATAATACATTACCACCCCTCTACTACTCTCTATtagtcctttttttttttggtaattcttagcttatttatttatttaaatttgatgGATTATAGTGGGTCTTTATTAATAGATAATTGATGCCTATATGACCAAGATTTCAatgtataaaaataaataaggTAATTGCGGTTCCTGATGCAGTAATAAACTATGCACAGACCAATTAGTAGAGCTCAACATACTCTTCTCTTATGTTGTTATTAACATTCGGATGAAAAACAGCATACAAAGTTATTTCGTCATCTTGGCCCCAGGGGaaattaacaaaacaaatttGTATTCAAGCACTTGAACTTGATCTGGCAGCTATAATAACAGGAGAAATAAACTTGAAGATGGAAAGTTTTGGCAAGTCACTTCCAAAATTCCAGAACAAAAATCACAAGAATAAAGAAGTAATTGCTTTCTCTAAGATCTACATGTGAATGGGTTTGTCATAGGTAGCCATGGCTGCCTCCTTCAATGCCTCACTCATTGTCGGGTGTGCATGGCAAACACGAGCAATGTCTTCACTAGATGCATCGTACTGCAAGGCTATTGCTGCTTCATGAATGAGCTCTCCAGCATTTGGGGCCATTATGTGAACTCCCAAAATCTTGTCAGTTTCCTTCTCAGCCAAAACCTTCACGAGTCCTTCAGCATCATCAATTGCTTTGGCCCTGCTGTTAGCTAGGAAGGGGAATTTTCCAACACGGTATTCAACACCAAGTGCCTTCACCTGCTCCTCGGTCTTTCCCACCGATGCAACCTCGGGATGAGTGTAAACGACACCAGGGACCTTGTCGTAGTCCACATGACCAACCTTACCAGCAATGAACTCTACACAAGCAACTCCATCCTCCTCTGCCTTGTGGGCTAACATTGGCCCTGGAATGACATCCCCAATAGCAAACACACCAGGCACATTCGTTGCAAATCGCTCATTAACTAGAATTCTTCCTCCCTTGTCAGTTTCAACTCCTATCTTGTCCAGACCAAGACCAGATGTGAATGGGGTTCTACCAGCAGATACAAGAACAACATCAGCATCAAGAGTGGTCTGTTCACCCCCAGCTGCTGGTTCAAGTGTCAGCTTCACACCACCACTAGAAGTGTCAACTCCAACAACCTTAGTGTTAAGCTTAAATTTCATCCCTTGCTTCTCAAGGGAACGCTGAAATTGTTTGCGAATTTCTCCATCCATGGAGGGGACAATTTCTGAGGCGAACTCAACAACAGTTATCTCAGAGCCAAGTCGGCCCCATACAGAACCCATCTCCAGGCCAATGTATCCAGCTCCAATGACAACAAGTTTCTTGGGGATTTCTTTCAAAGCCAAAGCTCCAGTTGATGAGACAATTCTCTCCTCATCAATAGTAATGCCAGGTAAAGACTTTACATCAGAACCAGTAGCAACAATAATATTCTTTCCTTTGACAATGGTATTCCCACCATCTATGGTGTCTACAGAAACTTCCGAGGGGGAGATTAATTTACCATACCCTTTGACATAGGTCACCTTATTCTTCTTGAATAAGCCTTCAATACCTCGGGTGAGGTTAGAAACAGCTTTATCCTTCTGACCCATCATGGCAGGTAAATCAACTTCAACAGAAGCAATCTTCACTCCATGGTTAGCAAAAGAATGCAGAGCTTCATGGTACATATGGGAGGAATGAAGAAGTGCCTAAAATAAGAAAAGAACcaacaaatttaaaaaaatataattttttttcccaTCACAACTCAAATATCAttgcaaaaacaaaaaaaaaaacatctatTTATGAACTATAAGctcaatttttattttgttttaccATCTTCTCCCTCCATTTCGTTACATGAAGCATTAAGATATTTAAGCGAACCTTTTCCATTTCAAATACATACCATTTAGTTATACCAACATCAGAAATCCTCATTCATGTTGTGTACACAAAAATTCAATCTACATCACACTCAAAACTATTttcgtttttttttctttcaaaagttTCACGATTTTCCTCCAACACTAGATTAATAACAAAACCTAATGAAATACAATTGACATAATGAGCAAATGTTAAAACGATGATGAATTAGgagaaaaattaacaaatattacccggaaaaaaaaaagagtagagCGAGCAATAAAAGCAAATACCTTTGAGGGTATGCAGCCAACGTTAAGGCAAGTACCTCCGAGAGTCCCACGCTTCTCGATGCAGGTGGTCTTGAGTCCAAGCTGAGCGGCCTTGATTGCGGCCACGTAACCGCCAGGACCACCGCCGATGACCACTACATCGCTCTCATCAGATCCCGAAGAGGCAAAACCCCTGGAGAAGGAGGTAAGAGAAAGCGAGTACCTGAGAGCTTCGGAGGTCTGGTTGGAGAAGGTTCTAGAGAGGAGGTAACCCTTTCTTCTTGCCAAGCTTGCCAaagccattttttttttcttgaagatTGTTCGATCAAGTTCTTCCTCCGctttactcttttttcttttttctcagtGGGTATTGTCTGCGACTATTTTGATTTCTAGACCACACCACACCAGTAATCTGGTGTGCTTTGGTACAGGGTATTTTCCTGGTCCTCCACTCGGTTGTTACAACCTGGACAATTGACTTTTGTAAGATGTGATCAGAGCCGTTGGATGAGAATATTTATGTAATTGATTAGGTTTGGTATAATCTCACCTTCCATATATTGACTTTGGAAATGCTAGGAAACCAAACCACACCAAAGCAATCcaattttccttttgtttttatgggatttatgatttaatttaaaCCGTTGATTAGAGAATATAACAGGTTGTATATGGCAACTTTCAAACATTAAGCACAAGATTACAGCAAAAACAATTGTACATTTTTTATTCTCCCCCACCAAAatagataatatatattttttgtattatcAGAATCCAAGAAAATGGTAGCCTTACACACACTACCATTCCCTTGTTTGGTGTTAGGAGCATTTGTACCCAAGATAACGATGATAAGGTTATTGTCTCTAGCTAAATTCAGTCCAATCAGGAGATAACTGACATACACACAAACAGGTGCTACTTTGAACCAAATAAACCCAATCCATAAAAATGAAATTGAAGAACAATGGAAATTCAATAATATTGATACCAATATGGTAATATACACCCGCAACGAAACCAAACTCTCAGAAGTAGAAATCTTACAAGAAAAATTTATAATGTAACAGAAATGGTGGGACCACAAGGTCAAGGCCATGGCCATGCCCATGAAAATCCAATCTGCTAATGAAAAGAATCAGTTTCCAACAGGTTAACATACTCAACAGTCTAAATTATACCCAACACTTTAGATTGGAGAAGCCTAGATTTTTATTCTACTCTCTACTCAAAACTGATGACCGTTTTTTCTTGCATCATCTGAAACGGCCACAAACAGACAGATATAATTCCTCGtagaaagaatatctgtaataaCAAAAATATGTATTCACACACATTCAATTGGCTCCTAATTTTTTAGCTTGACATTTAATTGCCTTCTAGCAGGCTTTTCAACCTTCTTCTGGCATCGTCAGAAAGATTGCAGGGTCTAAACCTTGGTCGTCGAGGAGCTGGCTCATATACTCGAGAGGGAGAAGAAAAGCAGATGACTATGGCGGTGAGATTATCTGATGTGTTTAGTAGTAATGCTTCTCTGACGAGATCCCTAGCACACTGCTCTGGATCATCGTGTCTCCTCAGCCCGCGTCGGACAAGACTAACTGCGGATTGGCTCGacataacatcccaaattccatCGCAGCCAATGATCAAAAATTCATCATCTTCTGTTAACATGATCTGTTGAACATCAGGCTCCGCAATGAGTGGAGATGATGAGCCAAGTGGGGATTTCATGTCCCAGTCCCC
It encodes the following:
- the LOC133819596 gene encoding dihydrolipoyl dehydrogenase, mitochondrial translates to MALASLARRKGYLLSRTFSNQTSEALRYSLSLTSFSRGFASSGSDESDVVVIGGGPGGYVAAIKAAQLGLKTTCIEKRGTLGGTCLNVGCIPSKALLHSSHMYHEALHSFANHGVKIASVEVDLPAMMGQKDKAVSNLTRGIEGLFKKNKVTYVKGYGKLISPSEVSVDTIDGGNTIVKGKNIIVATGSDVKSLPGITIDEERIVSSTGALALKEIPKKLVVIGAGYIGLEMGSVWGRLGSEITVVEFASEIVPSMDGEIRKQFQRSLEKQGMKFKLNTKVVGVDTSSGGVKLTLEPAAGGEQTTLDADVVLVSAGRTPFTSGLGLDKIGVETDKGGRILVNERFATNVPGVFAIGDVIPGPMLAHKAEEDGVACVEFIAGKVGHVDYDKVPGVVYTHPEVASVGKTEEQVKALGVEYRVGKFPFLANSRAKAIDDAEGLVKVLAEKETDKILGVHIMAPNAGELIHEAAIALQYDASSEDIARVCHAHPTMSEALKEAAMATYDKPIHM
- the LOC133819599 gene encoding uncharacterized protein LOC133819599, with product MATSNGVDASALGTSSEEHGKSIEHVDAAPTPSTETNSREIAKNARVDAMWEQMHKGLSNKEMKDLLKRPCKKTVKTTSQKSATNWKTFLGLSPKGTVSPKQDVPKKEPSTTDNSSSDDAKRIAAAALAAVKDNAASASGKGKVEIMEVRDFAGQDIEVKKLVDADSKEALEKTKVSAPSAVDAVLEQIKKKQKLSVLDKTKMDWGEFKEENKGLEDELDAYKKSSNQYLDRVSFLQRTDYREFERERDARLAVQAKRKPDMRED
- the LOC133819595 gene encoding stress-response A/B barrel domain-containing protein HS1, whose product is MEEAKGVVKHVLLAKFKEGIPDDQIEQLIKGYANLVNLIPPMKSFHWGKDVSFENLHQGFTHIFESTFETTEGVAEYVAHPAHVEFANVFLSVLDKVVVFDYKPTTVLP